TCTTCTGCAAATAGAGATTCCATGAATTCTCCCTTCCAACTCTGCCTTAGCCAATAAAGAAGTGAATCCTTCTgcacacaacaaaaataaataaggtGAAAGAGGATCTCCTTGACGGATACCTCTAGATGGGTGTATATTGCCATGTGGTTTGCCATtaatgagaattgaaaaagagGGTGTTGTGACACAGCTCATCACCCTATCAATCCACCTCTCAGGAAACCCTAGCTTATGCATTATATTCTTCAAAAAAAGGCCACTCCACACGATCATAGGCCTTACTAATATCAAGCTTCAATGCTACTTTTTTACCCTTCTTCCTGCAATGCATTGTGTGAAGAGTTTCATAAGCCACTAACATATTATCCGTGATGAGGCGGCCAGGCACAAAGGCACTCTGAGTAAGATAGATGATTCGGGGAATATTAAATCTAGgtatattatgaatatttttcaataatatatgtatgtatgtgtgtgtgtggtggcCCATTCAAGATTGACGATCTCTTAAATTGTATCACTCTTCTTTATGATGATTTATAATCCATAATATTGTTCCAATTCTTAACTTTTCacctaattaaaatattataataaaatgcaataagATTAAAATGACCTAATTCTTTCATGAcagtaaaaaattcaaataaaattcatatttttcttttaggcTATACTTAAGAGAGATTAAGATGAGAATCGagatatgtcatttttttattttacacttcgcttttttttttttttttttttgttgatatattaCACTTCGCTTTTGGTTAAAAATAGGTAAAAAgtgtaatttattttcttatttttaacacATATCTATTAAGCTTGAGTAACACTTTTTGTTATACGTCTATTATGCATGGACAATTATGATATCATAGGCGTGAACTAGATATAGAAGGGCAACGTCAGAAATCCAATTTTGCTTGAACTCCCCTATACCATCGTAATCTATGACGTCTTGATCATTAGAATTTAGAACTAATGCCTCGACCTTGTATTATTTTATAGTAAACAGAATATTGTAGCGACGTGGTAATTGTCATCTTCACAAGAAAAAGTCTCCAGCAAATTGACAGTTCATCAAACTTATTGTTCATATATTGATATTCATATTATTGATGTTTGGAATCTGTAAGGTAATGCAACCTTATTTGGAGTCCAAGTCAACCTTTAAATCGTAACAGAAACTTGTTTTTTATCCTTAATACTCTAGAGACCAATTGGAGTGTCTGAAAGGGTGTTTCTCTCTTCTGGTTCAATTGAATTGAGGGGGATCGAGTAGAGTACAGTACTCCCTCTTCAATTCTAGCGGGCCCTTCATAAACAAAGTATTTAAAGAGTACCTTAATTTCCATTGGGACGCATATATTTGTGTTCTATAGGCGCTAGCTAGCGCAATACCAGGAAAACCTTACTTTTAGGGTTCAGTGTAATATGCTATTTAAGTACCTTTTGCTGTCTAGAAAGGTAGCTTAGACAAGGGCACAGTGTCCACAAAATTAGCGACCCATGTAGAAGAAATCTAGATAGCCTTTATATTGTTCTAGGGTTATACTTCTATAGTTGAAAAATCCTGAGATTTGTTCAGTTGATTATTGTAGGCACTTTTATAGTCGTAACTCGTAATATGCATCCATGGATGAAGGTTATTCCACTGTTTTTAAGACCGTTGTTGGGCTTGGGAATAGTCCATCACTGTTATTTGATTAAACACggccaaatcggcccaataccacattttcacaaattttttaggcaaaaaacactgtttcgaaAATAATTTGGGATATACCACTTTTttcagtactcgagctcacaaAACTCGAGTACTAGATTTTATAGTTCTACCGTGGCATGCCAATATGGCATCTCggattaaaaaaatgccacttagtactcgagtttagtGGACTCGAGTACTGTATACTGTGGTACCCAAGTCCACTAAACTCGGGTACCAATCTGGGTTGGCCGCCATCTATTGAGGGCATAATGCCATttgatactcgagtttcatggacTCGGGTATTGTGTTAACAGTACCCGAGTTCTTGAATCTCGAGTATGAATATGTGTTGTCCTAAATTTGTTGAGTCATCATGCCGATTAATACTCGAGTTTCACGGAACTGTCACCATCAACTTAATTTTTTACAGTATTATCAGTAAGCTCCTACTCCTTTATATCCTCATTATTTGCACCTGACATTTTTTGCTTTCTGCACCGGTGAGGAATGCAACTATGAACAACTGATTTTATATCTATCACAAATGAAAAAACTAGATTTTAAACTTCTTAACAAGTGCAGGCATTTGAATGCCATGtccaaacaaaagagagaaatttcaCGGCAATTACATTACAAAAGGAATGAGCCCATTCATTGTTGCCAATCAACATAACAAACTAGCAAAAGATATGTAATATTCTTGCCAAATTACCCAAATAAAGCCACAGAATGTGATATAACTATGACTTTGTTCCTTAGCGTCTGACATCTCAGCATCctcataaaagtaaataaataaactttaaacaagcttcttaaattgaaaaatgGGAATTTTGTATTTCGTATGGCTTTATCAATATAATAACATAATTACACAACACTCAAAATGCAGAGCTCCACTTTAACCATTCAACTCTAATTCTCAGCATCCCAACTATTTTCCCCTTTCAAGCTTAATGGCAATACACGGCACGAATGATCACTTCCGTTTATGTTCCGACTACTAATCACAATCGTTCCCCGATCGTCTCTTGATAAAGTAAGACTCAAATCAGTGTTGAATTGAGCATGTCTTTACTTAACAAGTACCTcaagatgttaaaaaaaaaaaacattaaaaaggaATGAAAAGTGGCACAATGATTTTCAGAATCATGTCTGCAAAAACATTAGGCAAGGATAAGATGTGCCATTGTAATTGAACAAGAAGTCCAAGTTaataaaaagaactaagaacttTATATCTACAATGGCAGATACATGTTCTAAGTGAAAGGAGAATCAAAACCATCTCttgataataatcaacaaaggttaattttttttttataaagttaataattaaactaaaattaaccaaaatttagattttttctttcttttgaaatCACAAAATAGTAACAATTAAAACCACCGATTTATGATTCATTAGCATAGGCATGTACCATGTCACAAATTTCTGCCATCCTTCTGCAAGCAAGCATCGATAAATGAGTAGAACTCtgttgaaaaatattgttttgatggtgatggtgatgggtCATCCAAGATCTACCAGACCAAGAAATTTTAGTTGTTGAACAAAGAAACGACACATAGGCAATAAAATGCATAAGAATGCAAAATGTGTCTGTAATATAGATGGAAGCACAATGTCTtcgctattaaaaaaaaaatgaagacattGTACTCCCCTTTTACTGGTCCTTCATTAGGAAAATATGGGAATTCTCCTGTACCACATTCAAAGAGAGCAAGACCAAGGCTCCAAATATCAGTCGGATAAGAATAGCTCTCATTTCGAATTGTCTCAGGTGACATGTACGTAATAGTTCCAACAAAAGTAGCACACTGACATATTACATTGAGAGATAAGTAACAAATCTACAATttgaaaatcatgaaaaaaaagtaactagCAAGTAGATAACACGTATCAAATTGACATGTATTAACAAGCAAGAAGCATAGAACAATAAAACCAGCACTTATATAATTGATGTAGAAAGTATCACTAACCATAGCCATTGAATTCTCTAAGCCAGCACTTATACCAAAATCTGTTATTTTTGGCTTGCCCTTCAGATTCATAAGCAAATTTGCTGGCTTTATGTCTCTGTGTACTAAATGTCTAACTCCATGCAAGTAGCTTAACCCCTTCtaggatgaaaaagaaaatgttaataaCAAGAATACTTATGTTCTGATTAGATGGGAAGCTTATAATGAGAAAAATCTAGCTGGAATTAATGATATTCTTACATGAAGGAGCTTTTGAAACATAGACGAGAGGACAAGTTCAGGTATTTTTTTCTGCAATCTTAAGATATCTGCCAATGACCCTCCATCCATGTACTCCAAAGTTATGCTTATTTGCCCAGAATCGGGAACATAAAATGCCCCGTGGAATTCTACGAGACCTTGATAACAAGGCGCTTCACATAATGTCCGTATCTCTATAAGAAGCTGTTGCCTTTTCTCCTAGTAAGCACGAGGGAGTACTTATGTAAGACCATGTGATAAGAGAATAGTACAATTTACCCAATACTACTTTTTAAGCTGAACTTTTCTGGATCAAGATtttggaaattt
The sequence above is drawn from the Castanea sativa cultivar Marrone di Chiusa Pesio chromosome 5, ASM4071231v1 genome and encodes:
- the LOC142637004 gene encoding mitogen-activated protein kinase kinase 3-like; protein product: MRIFGAIGSEASSVVQRAIHIPNHRFLALKKINIFEKEKRQQLLIEIRTLCEAPCYQGLVEFHGAFYVPDSGQISITLEYMDGGSLADILRLQKKIPELVLSSMFQKLLHGLSYLHGVRHLVHRDIKPANLLMNLKGKPKITDFGISAGLENSMAMCATFVGTITYMSPETIRNESYSYPTDIWSLGLALFECGTGEFPYFPNEGPVKGEYNILDDPSPSPSKQYFSTEFYSFIDACLQKDGRNL